A stretch of DNA from Triticum dicoccoides isolate Atlit2015 ecotype Zavitan chromosome 2A, WEW_v2.0, whole genome shotgun sequence:
CAACCGGCTGGCAGCAACGTCGAGCTCGACGGCCACCACCTCGCGGCCTGAAAGACATCCGCAACACGTGGATCTCGTCGCGGAAGGAGCAGAGACGATGGGTGCATGTTCTAGCCAGTACAAATCGAAGGGAACAACGTCAAGTACGTGTGTGTCTTTCACGTGAGCATCCAAAGCCAGTTTGCTGCGTACGTCAACCACAACCGCCACGGCGCCTGCACCCCTGCCGCTTCCGGCCGCATGACTTGAACGGCGAGCATGGCGAAAGTCCAGTATCCCATGAGACAGGCCACCATGTCCCGCGTGTAGTGCCACCACAGCCGAGTACTTATGCCATCGCCGCTCCGTGACATGGCAGTCAAACCCCAATGATTTATCAAGTTTTAGTGAAAACCATGTCCAGCCGGGATGAAAACGAAACTGCTTTGCGCACGACGCCTGTGTGGCCGATTCATGCACGATTCAAAATCAGACGATGTCCTGCAGTTTATTCCCACAAACCAGGCTTGATTAACTACATCGTCCACAAATCGTGCACATGTGTCGTGTGTATAGCATCGTTGGGATGAAAATCACAAAAGGCGGTATGAGGGACTAAACTTATCTAGTTTGAAAAGTTGAGGGACCTAGATTTGCTGATTTTGAAGTTGAGGGATCATTTCTATGGGACGAAAATTATACTTTCCCATATTTATATAGCCCGGCTCTATGTCTTCTTTCTCTCTCTCGGCTGGGGGTGGGGGGTTGAAGATGACTTGTATGCACCAATGGTCGTGCACTAGGTCCTGATGCACCAATCAGGAAGCCATCAACAGGTTCTAAACAATTTGACACCATCACACAATGTGCATGTGGCATGCACAAAATTTCTAGTTCGATTAGTCAAACTTGGGCCCATAAATAGAATACTTGAAAAAAAGATTCAAAGCTTATGAAAGCCTTGCTCATTACGTATCTGTTACTACCTCTGTACACTAATTATATATGACACATTTTTGCAGTtcaaataaaaaatgagaaaatGCAAAAGCAACGTGGAACCGCAAACACGTATTATATTAatgtacggagggagtatttcacaacTAAATTTATATTATTAACAACAATAAATTTGTCCTCTAAATGTCTGAAATCAATTTTTTTGGAAAGCCGAAATCAAATTTGTATTGGCTCTTTCTAAACCTTTTGAATGATGAACTAGAGATCTTGTTTTTGCGAGAAACTTCTGACCTATTCATcctcaatcatgacagtacaacgaacacaaaaaataacaaaaaatacaTTCATATTCATAGACCACCcaacgacgactacaagcactgaagcgagccgaaggcacgccgCGGTCATCGTCTCTTCCTTACCGGAGCCGGGAAAAACTTGTCGtaatagacagtcgggaagtcgtcgtgctaaggccccataagaccagcgcaccagaacagcaaccgccactGATAAAGAGTAGCGTAGATCGAAAGAATACAACCTGAAAACACACGAGCGTAGACGAACGATAGCCAAATCCGAGcagatccaccaaagatagatctgccggagacacacctccacactccTACCGACGATGCTATGCACACCACCGGGACGGGAGCTAGacagggagaaccttattccatcttcaggaagccgccgccgtctcgccttcttgAAAAGGATACAAACCCTAACAATACTCAAAGAACCATCTAAAAATGAAGCCTTTCCGtcggcaagggccgggatccaccgcACTCCCATGGTCCTAGGCCACCATAGATGAGGCGTACCGACAGCAACCCTAATCTTTCTTGGGGAAGAGGCCATATGAACCGGAGATCTAATGCAATAGCGCACCTAAACCTTCGGTGCAGGTTGCCCCATAAATTAATGCATTTGCAAAGAAAGTAGATGACTGGATAATAAGTCGGAAATGAAAATTTTATTCAGGCATCTATCACCTATCGTGAAAAAAGCCCTGTTAATCGAATTACAACCTGATCAGCTGAATGCAGCAAAGGAAACGAAAGAAACAAAATGCAATGAATGCAGCAAAAGAACCGAACGCATGCACGTTCGAGTGTTAAATACAAATAGCCAGCAACCCTATTTGTTGACGATCCTACAGTTCCTCCTGATCTCGCCGTTGGCAGCGGTCTTGAGCTCGATGGCAGCCATCTTGACCATCGCCTTGGCGAACTTCTTCTCCCAGCTCCCGGGGTTGAACGCGTTCTCCATCACCTTCGTCGCCGTCTTCCCCGACGTGAGCAACGCCGCGTCGGAGATGAAGAGCACGTTCCGCTTGAGCAGGTTGGTGTAGTACATGTTGTCCATCCGGTTGGGGGTGACGATGTCCTGCACCACGGTGGGGTCGTTGGTGAAGTTGGGGCTGACGGGGCACTTGCTCCGCAGCAGCCTGGTGAGGCCCGGGTTCATGTCGGAGGGGTTCGGTGGCAGGCGGTCGGTGAAGGAGGAGCAGTGCGACACGCCGATGGTGTGCGCGCCGGAGAGCACCACGAGGTCGTCCTCGTCCATGTTCTTGGCCTTGAAGCTGTCGACGAGCTGCGTGAGGTTGAAGAAGGGCGGGGGCAGGAACTGCAGCGCCTCAGTTTCAAGCGACACGCGCCCGTCGAACCGCCCCGCCGGCATCTTGTAGTCGATCAGGCTGCTGCTGAGGAAGAAGGCGGCGTCGCGTGCGGCGAAGGCGAtgatgtcggcgcaggagacgactCTAGGGCAGACCCTCTCGAGGACCGCCTTGGCAGCGTCGATCACCTCGAAGCCGCGCAGGCTGGGGAAGTTGGGCGGGCCGAGCTTCTCCGGCCGCGGGTTCGCCGGAGTCGCGTCCAGCAGCACCGACGCGTCACAGCCCTGCACAAGCCGCTGCTTGTTAACCACGTGCTCGTACGTCGCTTTACATGCATATAAAAAAACAGTTGACAGTACGGCGCACGCACCTggacgaagcagtcgtggaagGCCATGCGGATGATGCCGGCGCCGAGGCCGGGGTTCCGGGAGACGGCCTTGCCGACGACGTCCCTGACGATGCTCTCCGCCGCGCGGCACTTCCGGTTGTAGTAGCCGACCCTCACCCTATGCCCCGGAGCCCCCTTGCCCTGGCATGTCGCCGCCAGGAGCAGCACGCACGCGATCCAGATCGCAACCCTACCCATCCTTGAGCTCTATCGACCCACTAGAGCCGAGTTGTGTTGAGTGGCCGGAGACTGAAAGTGGAAGCTGCAGTCGTGTGGTTGAGGTGTGGAATCGCTGCTCCTCCGCACGTCCATTTATACGCGCGGGACAGAAGGAGAATTGGCAGGGGTTGCTCTCCTGTCTGCGTTTCTTAATCGGGCAGAGCATGTTCCCTACTCCCTAGACGCCGCAGGAACATGCGAGCACAACTCAGCACACATCCCCTCGAGCTACAGAGCGCTGACTTGAAGGAAACCGGGGCCGGGTTGATAAATAATCTAGTCGTGAATGTTGATGTAGGCATGTGCAGATCCGTGAATCGTGAATGGTTTGCAGCTCAAATGCTTGCAAGGCAGCGTGGACGGATAGGCTTTTCTCTCCCAGCTGAGGTTAAATTAGCAGATTCCGTCTGAATTTGATGTCTCCAGTGTGTATTCTTCGCTGGCGACATGTTTGTTTACTCCATATAAAGCACATGGTAAACGACATCTTGATCGTTTCAAGAGGGCCTGTCGGTCACGGCGAATTTGCTGGGCACTGGACGATGGTGTACGCAATGACAAAAGTACTGCATATAACCAGTGAGCTCAAAAGTCCACACGGAAGGATGATCATACATAGATAGGTCGTCGGGGAGCGCGCGGCTCTTCTTCCATGCCCTGTAATCGTGCAAACCGACGCCTCAAAATTTGTTCatgggaaaagaaaaggaaagaagaaagctAGTGTGCTCTATGCATGGATCGATCGTGCACCGGTTTGATGGATAATGCCTTATAATTGTCGATGGGCTAGATCTGGGTTCAACATCTCGCTGCATCGCGTACCAACCGGTAGTTCGATCCCTACTTCACCAGTCTCGGTCGTGATGCTAGCGATTAAAATGGAGTTTTGCTACCAATAATTATACACTTAAACTTACAAGGATTTTAGTCTGTGATTTTTTTGGCAAATACGATAGCGGACCAGCCGGTCGACCGAAACCCTAGCTGCCACAATGCTTACACCCCCTCTAGCTGCCGCCAGGGCTCTGCCCCCGGCGAAATGTCCTGATCAGGGTGCGGGCTGCTTTTGGAGGAGTTGGAGGGCTGCCGCAGGTTTTGGTGAAGGAACATGTGTGCTCCAGTAGCGGTATTCGTTAGGCGGTGCTCGACGTTGGTGTTGGTAATCTAGTGCGGTGATCTTAAACAGCCACTCATCCTGGCTAGTTCGCCCGAGTAGTGGCAGTCAGTGCGTGGTCCCGGACCGCGGTGAGCTTGAAATCCGACCCATGCATGTCGGTATGGGTGTTTTTTTTAGGGTTTTTAGGGAGTCTTCGAGTTTTATTTGGGGCAGCAAGGTGGCTGATACATCTCAAACGTATTTATATTTTTTGTttatttcatgctattataatATTACTTTTGTGGTCTTTTATAgaaatttattatttttcatggcAACATGTCGGGGGTtaagtgcgacatatgccaatgatgacttatcatggtgggggcgagtagaacgtcgccggtgcctggaaacggaatgaggcgtagacacgaacgccggcgtactttacccaggttcggggctcgataacacccctagtcctgctctgcggggtctccgcatgatcactaaggcaaagtgagtacaaaggtgctcctcgagctgtatctgtggatagacactactagggaaaaccttatacacagaatattaccagcagcgcggtttaaaaacaatcgctactgctacttagcagtagcgtgctgcAAGAGACCACGCTGCTAATACCCAAATAGCAGTTGCGCGCTAGgagaaaagagcgctactactacaattgccaGGGCGTTGCCCCCAGACTATGCATTGTAGTAGCGCCCTTTCCATAGACACGCTACTACtaaatgaatagctgtagcgctgatGAAACACCCCACGCTAGTAGTACTAAGCTTGTCACTCCACCCGCACCACCACCCTACCATCAACCGTCCCACTCCACTCCCACACCACCCACCCCCGATGTAGACCGACATCCCCTCCACCGCCGGCCACCCCTTGCCCCTTCTCTCTCTGCCGTCCCTCGCCGCAGATCCACTCGAGCTCCTCCGTCCTCTCCCCACCACCCGGATTCCTCTACAATCCCGCCACCGTCGACCCCCACCGGCAACCTCACCTCTCCCTCCGTGGATGGATGGGCCAAcaactccacccacccacccatggATGGGGCGACAACTCCCGCCCACCCATGGATGGGATGGATGGGGCGAccacgcccgaaaccctagcccctcacCCACACATGGATGGGGATGGGATTGGGGCGACGACGCCGCCGGATCCGCACCCGCACCCACCTGCAGCTCCATGGACCCTCCCCAGCCGCAACGGGATCCGCCCCCTTCTCCGTGAGGGGCATCCCTGAAGCTCTGAAGTTCTCCATGGCTCATGGTGAGTCTGCTCTGTCCTTGAGATGGGTATTTGTTTTGTGGCGTGAGATGAGCTTGTTTAATCTGTGCATGCTACACTTGCTAGTAGAAAAGAGTAGATAGTGGTGTGACACATGGCTGGGTTCGGCTCTCAGTAATTTAAGTTTCAGCATTCACACACAGAAAAATGTTTCAGTACAAATTTGGCAATGTTTGTAGCATATGTAGACATAGAGAATGCAATTCTAGGAGATCTTAGGTAATGTCAAGTGCACATAGTATGATCTTAGGTGTTTATCTCAGATAATAGGGTTATTACAGGAAAACCGTGTAATGCGCCCTGGAAGATTTTCTGCATCGGTGGATGAAGAATCACGAACATAAGAATTTCTGGTTTAGCATGTTCCCAGAAAGAAGGAGTATGATGTGCCATGCCCAATGAATTAGTTAAATATGTGCATGTTAGTATAAAAGAGTAGAGAATGATGTGATACATGTGAATGACACAGGGTTTGGTTCAGCTCTCGATAATTTAAGTTTCTGTATAAATTTGGCGCTATCTGTCGTGGTTCtaggtctgacagtaatgtaggggggtaggtatggagaggcaagatcttagctatggagtagttgtaagcacacgaggtttacgagttcaggcccttctcggaggaagtaatagccctacgtctcggagcccggaggcggtcgactggattatgtgtgtatgaattacaggggtgcgaaccctttacactgaggaggggggtggcttatatagagtttgccagacccctccggccctcagttatgcagggtttcaaatacattaaggtggggcgttactggtaacgcccctaataaagtgctatgatgaccataaaagctacttaatgaccgaccgttagcgtgcggagtgactttaggtctcctggccgtcgagtggttggatcttggtcgagtgattgcttcttggtcgagtgtcttcgagtctgccgagtggaacacctccaagtcgactgGAAGGTGTTTTCTTCTagtgatgtccttgggtagggcagttaggacaggtccatgatcctaccctaggtacatagcttcatcattagcccccgaatggatcgaggtttgagtggggaaggagttgagaacttctccgactcatttttcatgccatgagcatatcttgtttcggatcaatgaacctgagtgataacagcaacttccttttcagtcgccttgatccattcttagttttttgtcgagtgagtcTCTTTGCTTGAAAAattccgagtgacggtgtggaggagatcttccgtctggcaagttgttctgctgcccgcagatttcgcgggattcgaattttgggaagcgcatgggacgggggaggccgcagtaatcggatgggatagggcggagccgcctcgatctccgcgccacctttttcgccacgtatcatgcgcgcgattgttacgggatttgacaggatcgtccgggcctaccagtcagccactcggaagcggcctcatataaggcgccggaccggGGTTTAttgaacagtgcgttctcatttcctcttctcctcttcaggcttcttcgtcgcgctcgctctcgccccaacACCGCCGCTCCGTACAcgtctcgccggcgacaatggggaaggagaagacggcggctctggagcgggcgaagaaggcgacgacaaaggagaaggggaaggcgaccagtcgtggtggatcttcctcacgagacggcctgccgaagggctggatccagggcgactggatccactcggcgatcctccaagaagacctcgacgacctagccgacggaggactgatcccccatggatcagcacggcttccggggaaggaattcgagccgcaacctcgggagggtgagcgcgttctccttgccacccacgtcgaccgtggattttccttgcctcctcacccttccttt
This window harbors:
- the LOC119353632 gene encoding peroxidase 2-like; this translates as MGRVAIWIACVLLLAATCQGKGAPGHRVRVGYYNRKCRAAESIVRDVVGKAVSRNPGLGAGIIRMAFHDCFVQGCDASVLLDATPANPRPEKLGPPNFPSLRGFEVIDAAKAVLERVCPRVVSCADIIAFAARDAAFFLSSSLIDYKMPAGRFDGRVSLETEALQFLPPPFFNLTQLVDSFKAKNMDEDDLVVLSGAHTIGVSHCSSFTDRLPPNPSDMNPGLTRLLRSKCPVSPNFTNDPTVVQDIVTPNRMDNMYYTNLLKRNVLFISDAALLTSGKTATKVMENAFNPGSWEKKFAKAMVKMAAIELKTAANGEIRRNCRIVNK